One Solanum lycopersicum chromosome 4, SLM_r2.1 DNA window includes the following coding sequences:
- the LOC138348164 gene encoding uncharacterized protein, with product MSMHYHPCKANVVADALSRLSMGTVAHVEEERKDLVKDVYRLARLGIRLMSISDSGVTVQNGAESSLRVEVFSQGGDGVLRYQDRLCVPDVGELRKHILVEAHYSRYSIHLGATKMYRDLREVYWWSGMKRDIEDLVSKYPNCQQVNIEHQKLGGMTQEIDIPTWK from the exons atgagtatgCATTATCATCCTtgtaaggcgaatgtagtagcagatgctcttagcagattatctatgggtactGTAGCCCacgttgaggaagaaaggaaggatctagtgaaggatgtttATAGGCTTGCTCGTTTAGGAattcgccttatgagcatatcagatagtggtgtaacagttcagaatggggcagaatcttctttg agagtggaggttttctctcaagggggagatggtgtacttcgctaccaggatagattatgtgttcctgatgtgggtgagttgagaaAGCATATCCTTGTGGAAGCCCATTActccagatattctattcatctaggtgccactaagatgtaccgcgatctgcgggaagtctattggtggagtggcatgaagagggacatagaaGATCTTGTGAGTAAGTaccccaattgccagcaagtcaatATTGAACATCAAAAGctaggaggtatgactcaagagatcgatattcctacttggaagtag
- the LOC101264314 gene encoding protein LIKE COV 2 — MAEEKDPTSIPLSQASEDPEDPIKSTPASPNSSTRKACCYFLQSWVSKKFMTGCVVLFPVAVTFFVTWWFIQFVDGFFSPLYEQLGIDIFGLGFVTSLVFVFLVGVFVSSWLGATVFWIGEWIIKRMPFVRHLYSASKQISSAVSPDQNTTAFKEVAIIRHPRVGEYAFGFITSSVTLQTEEGDEELYSVFVPTNHLYIGDVLLVNANDVIKPNMSIREGIEIIVSGGMTMPQRISHVARVARQSERIPLNRIK; from the exons ATGGCGGAAGAGAAGGATCCCACTTCTATACCACTAAGTCAAGCTTCTGAAGATCCTGAAGACCCCATCAAATCTACTCCTGCTTCACCCAATTCTTCTACCCGCAAG GCTTGCTGTTATTTTCTTCAAAGTTGGGTATCTAAGAAGTTTATGACTGGATG TGTGGTTCTCTTCCCTGTGGCGGTTACATTCTTTGTGACATGGTGGTTTATTCAGTTTGTTGATGGTTTCTTCAGTCCACTATATGAACAACTTGGCATTGACATATTTG GACTAGGATTTGTCACATCTCTTGTTTTTGTATTCTTAGTTGGAGTTTTTGTTTCATCCTGGCTGGGTGCTACTGTTTTTTGGATTGGGGAATGGATTATTAAACGAATGCCATTTGTCAGACACTTATATTCGGCTTCAAAGCAGATCAGTTCTGCAGTGTCTCCAG ATCAAAACACCACCGCTTTTAAGGAAGTGGCAATTATTCGTCATCCCCGTGTGGGGGAATATGCTTTTGGTTTTATAACATCATCAGTTACCCTTCAG ACAGAAGAAGGGGATGAAGAATTGTATAGTGTTTTTGTCCCTACAAACCATTTGTACATTGGTGATGTACTCCTGGTTAACGCCAATGATGTCATAAAACCAAACATGTCCATCCGTGAAGGCATTG AGATCATTGTTTCCGGAGGAATGACCATGCCTCAAAGGATCTCTCATGTGGCAAGAGTTGCGCGACAAAGTGAAAGAATTCCACTGAACAGAATTAAGTAA